The DNA region ACATTAAAGAGTCCGGTGAAATTGACGAAGGAGCCTTAAACGGGTTAACCAAAAGTGAAAAGGAGATGGTCTTTTCACTTTATGAGGAGAATCTTATTACAGAGGGCTTACTCTTTTTGGAAGAATTAGATACGGATAAGGAATGGCAGCAATTGCTACAAAGAAAGATGGGTTCAAAAAAGAGCTCAAGTAATTTTGTACAGCCCTACTTAAAATATGCGGCAATTGTAATTGCCTTCTTATCTGTGGGGTATTTCTTGGTTAATGATAAAGATGATAAGCCGTTTCCCATTTCAGAAATGGCGATAAAGTTAAAGGTTGGAGATAATGACGTAAAGGTTTTAAAAAAAGGGGAGAGTCAACAAATCGTTTCTAGCACAGGTAAGATTTTAGGTATCCAGCAAGATGATAAAATTACGTATAGCCCAGATTCTGATATAGAGGAATTAATCTATAATGAATTGGAGGTTCCTTTTGGTAAAATTTTTAATGTTGAATTATCGGACGGAACAGTTGTTCATTTAAACTCAGGTTCTAAGTTAAGGTATCCGGTAAAGTTTTTGAAAAAAACAAAAAGAGAAGTTTTTATTGAAGGAGAAGCCTATTTTAAGGTGTCTAAAGATACGGAACACCCTTTTATCGTTCATGCTAACGAAGTTGCGGTTGAAGTATTGGGTACGGAGTTTAATGTGTCCTCCTATGAAGAAGATAAGGAGATAAACACGATATTGGTAGAGGGGTCTGTAAGTATTAGCAACAGTATTTCTCCGGAAGATAACATAGTAATTAAGCCAGGTATAAAAGCCACATGGGACAAACAATCATACGCTACTAAAACAGAAAATGTTGATGTGAATCTGTATACAGGATGGATAGACGGCAAACTTAGATTTAGAAGTACACTTTTTTCTGATATGCAGAAGAAACTAGAGAGAAGTTATAATGTGTCCATTACAAATTACAACACAGAATTAGCGAACAAAAAATTGAATGCCCATTTTAATGTGAATATAGAATCTATTGAAGATGTAATGAAATCCATTGGGGAGATCTACCCCTTGAAATATGAGATAAGTGGAGAGGAAATTACAATACAATAAGTAACAGAAATAAAAACATTGCCTATGTAATAAAGTTATGAATGAAAAAATCGGAAAATGCTTGAGACCATTTCCCGATTGAATAAGTGCGAATTAAACAACGTTTTCTTAATTATTTAATCCAACCAAAACTATGAAAAAATTCTTTAGTAGGGGGGTGCCGCTTAGGTATTTCCCTAAAATGGACCTAAAAATGAAACTGACCACTATCTTAATTATAGTTTCATTGTTCAAGATTCAGGCTAACTCCTATGCACAGGGTAAGAAATTGACATTGGACCTTGAAAATGCAAGTGTAGAGCAGGTTTTTAATAAAATCGAATCTATATCTGAATTTCGCTTTTTATATGAAAGTGAACAGATAGACCTTAAAAGAAAGGTAACGCTTCATGTTGAGAATAAGAAAATTTCTGATATTCTAAATCAACTGTTCAACCATACGGATGTGGGTTTTAAAACACGTAATCGGCAGATAATACTAGCAAGAAAAAACTTGGTAATAGGTAAGTCTCCTGGCGTTTTTGAATCTAAATCAAAAAG from Zobellia alginiliquefaciens includes:
- a CDS encoding FecR family protein, whose protein sequence is MRRIEKIKSVLLNIKESGEIDEGALNGLTKSEKEMVFSLYEENLITEGLLFLEELDTDKEWQQLLQRKMGSKKSSSNFVQPYLKYAAIVIAFLSVGYFLVNDKDDKPFPISEMAIKLKVGDNDVKVLKKGESQQIVSSTGKILGIQQDDKITYSPDSDIEELIYNELEVPFGKIFNVELSDGTVVHLNSGSKLRYPVKFLKKTKREVFIEGEAYFKVSKDTEHPFIVHANEVAVEVLGTEFNVSSYEEDKEINTILVEGSVSISNSISPEDNIVIKPGIKATWDKQSYATKTENVDVNLYTGWIDGKLRFRSTLFSDMQKKLERSYNVSITNYNTELANKKLNAHFNVNIESIEDVMKSIGEIYPLKYEISGEEITIQ